CACTTAGAAAACAGTTGAAAAATCCCAACAACAAATAATTAAACTAGAACAATGCTCTGtgaaagaggaagatgaagaataCCTACCTAATACCTgtgggaaattcaattttttacaCTCTGTTATCAAACATGCAACACACATGGGCCAGAAATACAaattcatgcacaaacatgaatATGCCCAAAAAAAGTTGGCTGCATGTGGGCAGACACCCTGAaaagttgggggttcggtgccttggcAGTGTCCAAAAAGTAAAGTTGCACCTCTCCAGCTACCAGCACAATATCCATTCTTCGGACAACATGGATTCATTTCTACCCACTGTGAAATGTGATACCAAACCATTGGTTTAAAGCAGACATTTATGGCTATGAAAAGCTCAGTGACTCTCTACTCGGCTAATCTGGTACAGAACTCTGCAGGGGCCCACCTAAGTCAACAGACTGtgaatcaatcatctttttaaaatcaaatgaacAACTTCAAACTAAACTTGTCCGAAAATGAAAACTTGGACGTTAATCAGcatgatgaaaacatgattatagtgaaagaaaccatgtttgagaacagATTCATTGATGTGCAATGTAATTTTTATAGTCTGACCAAtgtccatctgttaacatgaaggaggcagggtttatgacctgaactgcagtcagtcagcagggggagctctacatCTTTTGGCCTCGCAGTCAGTGAACACACCATTTTAATAAACAGTCTATGGCCTGTACCAGGACTTGAAAAGGTGATCCTTTGGATACAAAGTAAAGTCCCTACAGAGTGAGCTTTGTTGCTATCAAAAGCAATCAAAACAGACTTGAACTGACTTAGTGTGTGAAAATCCAGCAGTTTAGTTGTGAGGTAACTGTCCTTTTGCACAAGTATGTAATGAGCATGACCATGGTTATGATTGCTTTAAGGTAACTCCATTTTCTCTCAATGTTTGCAGTCACCTGGCTCTCTAATTCTCAGGAAATAATTCCTAGAgttgtaaaatgtgtttctgatgTCGTCTTTTATCTCACAGGATATAGCATCCCAGAAGTTCGCCATGCCGTCCCCTGTTCGCACAGTTATTGCTGCAGACTTTGACAATGACAACGAGCTGGAGGTCTTCTTCAATAACATCGCCTATAGGGGTCCCTCTGCCAACAGGCTCTTTCGGTACTCTcgaagaaacagacacacatacaaatacactCTCAGCAGcaatatgttaaatttaaatagcACTTTGTTGATGAGCTTAACAGACTACTCCTGCGTCTTGATTTAATATTCTAAAACTTGGCTTTGAAGCTGAGAAGAATTTAAAATTCCCAGCCGAGGATACTTATCTAGTCTGGCATCCCGCCTCCTCCTGCACACATGGATGAATCTTTCATTAAGACAGTTTTAGGTCTCTTTTTGGCTGACGGTTAGGCTTCGTCTTGAGATAATATTAATGAACTCAGCtcacaaaatgcaaaatatgATACATATCAATAGTTAAGGCTTAATAGTAGAATAAACCCGTCCTGTCTGaataaaaaatcagatctgGCGTATTTCCTTGAACAGGATGCATAAGTCATGATGAATGTTGCCATGAGCCGGTGGGTCAATTCATCCTGAATATCAATAATCAGTTTAAGCCCCAGAGATTTCCTCGGATCAGAATATTCCTGAGCGCCAGGTCACTGGAGAGGAATTAGTCTTCCTGCACACGATGGAGAGCTGACAGGGGTCACTGCTCCCCAGCACGTGGCTCCACCATTGTCTAGTATGAAGATGAATCAGCTCATTTAAATCTGCTCTCTGGCACTGAAGGAGACAAGCTCCAACTATTGTGCCTTAGATAATTAATTCAATACAACTAATCAATATGAAGCTGAGCAGAGAGGTGTAGCAGCCAAGATCAGCACATTAATGCAGTGTGAAATGTGATTATGACTTTAGAAAAAGATGATATGAAGGAGAGGTGTGTTGTCATTATAGGTATGATAGTGTAGCAGGTAATGAGCATTATATCGCTTAACAATATCGTTCAGCAGACATTCAAGTCGAGTCACTTTGGTAACAGGATGCATTCACAAACAACAGGGTGAATTAATAAAAGGGTACAGTGCACTTGATTGTCCCAGTGGGGGACTTTGTCCTGGACCTGGACAGAGACACATCCCAGaggaaaccacaaacaacagATTAAACATTACCCATAATGCACTAGATCTGCACAAAAACAGTAAAGgaggcagagagcagcagcacaggAGTCAGAGTCACAAATCAATGCATGCTAATAATCATTCAATAAAAAGACGTGCATCTGATATGAGAGGGAAAAAAGTCTGCCTCCTGTGACTCATCATTATTTACAAATTTTAACAGAAGGCATGACTGTTAGAGGAGAGAAGAATTGTGCACCAGAGGTGTGGGCCtacaattttaaaatgattgcCTTTCCTACCTGTGGCTCATGTGGGTGTTTTTGCATACTTTGTCTCCTTTTAGTTTCTTGAGTTCAGGCTGTCTGAATTATCTATGTTGCATCTTAAAATCCACTTTTTCCTGCAGTCTTGATGCAACACTGAGTGCATAGTAAATACAGCAAGTACTGAGATGATTTAGCTCCACCCTGCTGCAAAAACACTCTCCATTATTAGTAAAAATCTCCATTCCACTGAAACAAAAGCAATAAATTTGCACCAGCAACACGTTTGAGCATATAGTACTGTATCAAAAACTGAATTACTCCAAGGTGCATTATTGTATAACAGCAGAAGAACTTGTGCCTTTTATGTGTGATGTTTTATTGAAGGATGATGGTTGAGGAGGACAGCTCTTTGTACTGATGCATGTAATGATGTGTGGTGTACAGTAAATGTATCTACATTTTAAGGTGGTTATATGTACTGCACTTACATTCTTACTCTGTAGCGTAAGTATATTGCTAAATGTGTTTGAGAGGTGGAGTAAACAGTAAGGTGTTTCCCTTTGAAAGGTAGTGTACACAGTAATATGATGCCTTGATGGGTATCTGCTGTGATGTTGATTTTCAgggtgagcaggagagagcatGGAGACCCTCAGATAGAGGAGCTGAATGTTGGGGAGGCATCAGAGCCTGAAGGACGAGGAACCGGTGAGTAACTGTCTTATAACTCGGTTTAAACAATAACTAAAATCTGCTATTCTTCCATCTCCCCATTAGGTGGCACCAGAGCTCCACTCGCTATCTGAAATCCCTCCTGAGCTTTAATGTTCCTCATTATTAGTTATAAGACTGTCCATGTTCACTGCATGAGGATAATAAGTGTCATGTAGGCtgtttcctgctgtgtgttcttGCATCATTACTGTGATGGATCTGCAGGAGCTGTAGCCACAGACTTCGATGGTGACGGCCGTCTGGAGCTGCTGGTGTCTCATGGTGAAAGTGCAGCACAGCCGCTCGCTATATACAAAGTCAATCTTGTGAGTATTTGTGACGTTTCTTTAATGTCTAACATCCGAATGAGTGTAGTGCAGTGATATCCTGTCCTTCTCTCATCACCTGTGTGTCTCAGGGCACCACCAACGCCTGGCTGCGAGTGATTCCCAGGACAAAGTTTGGAGCCTTCGCCAGAGGAGCAAAAGTGGTGTTGTATACGAAAAAGAGCGGCCCACACACACGCATCATTGATGGAGGCTCTGGGTATCTGTGTGAGATGGAACCTGTCGCACACTTTGGCCTTGGTaaactttcattcattcattcatttattgtttATGTGTTTTCCTTTCAGCTGTTGCAGGTATTCAACCTGTGATCTCTTTGTTAACAAGAAGTGTTCCCCCATAGGACTTTCTCTCCTAATGTAAACAATAAGCAATTCTTGCCCTGATTATAAGGTTACATTTTTTGAATTACACTTGAGAAAACCAACAAATTTTCAAATCTGAGCAGACAAATTCAAAATATTCATCAGACGATGgagaaatagatagatagagaaatggaaacaaTGGACACCCATGGGAGTTTGTCAGTACGTTAGTGCTGGATGGACTAAGTGGGGACAGATGCTGTAGCTGGAAGCCAGCCTGGAACCAGCTCCCTGACTCCCTCTGCCCCCTGAAGGACTGTCAGCTGGTGGTCATCCAGCACTGGTAGCTTACCCTCCTGCTCACTGAGTCTGCTCTGTTCTGAAGAGACTCAATTTTAATGCTTGATTGCTCACCACACACTCTCAAAGCAGATTTCCCACGGCATCGCTGCTTCAGAACAGACCTCCACTCTTCAGCTCTTTATACGGGTAGACACATGAAATACACTCCGCAGCACTAAATGAGAAGGTGTCAATCGGGCGCAGAACAGGTGAATTATTCTTTGGCTTACCGGCAGCACACCTGCCCAGCGGATCACAGGCTGGCAAGGCAACTCAAGATCTGTTTACATTAGAAATGCCACTTTAATTAAGGCTGTAGAGGCCCTCTGAAGAGGGGCTTTCTCTCTGCCTGATTAAAGTAGTTAATGGAGAGAGACCAAGAGAGTGCCGCTCTGTCTCtcgctgtgtttgtgtcagcgAAAAGCAGAGAAAAGGGACAAAGCTTGATGAAATAACCTGAGACAGTATTTACTGTGTGAGCCCTCAAAAATCACTAATGTCCCTCTCACTGTGTTGTGTCTGACAAGGTAAGGATGTGGCCACAAATGTGGAGGTGTACTGGCCAGACGGTCGATCATCGGCCCGACCCCTGGAACCTTCAGACATCAACAGGGTGCTGGAGATCCACTACCCAAGAGACGAGGAGGAAGTCACTCCTACTGTGGAGATAGAGGTGCAGCAGTCCTTCACAGAAATGCTAGATTCTCATTAAATGTACCACAATAGAAGAAGACCTTGAGGATGTCCTGCTATACTATGCTGCTTCTAGTGGTAATGTCATTAAGTAACTCTTGTAGCATTACTCTGAAATGAAGGAGCTCAAAGACCTTGGTTTTAAATTTGGTGCTTACATACATCAAATTATGTAAGTCCTCTGTGTTAGGCAAATGACACAGCAAACTTGGGGAGGTAGTATATCCACACAGCATGACTGTATATATCGCACAGAAAGtgctttgtatttatgtttgcaACATTTGCTTTTTTGCgtttacatttttgtgtttgagtGGAAGATTACTATAAATGAAGATAGACTGATACCAGAGGCAGAGGTTTGGACACAACATGCAATCAGCTGCTGTTGTATATGTCAGCATCAAGACTTGCCAGTACAAACCAGTACATGTACTTTTGGATAAGTGCAGTGTCACAAAACTTAATAGTCTTCTTACATCCTATTTGGGTGTTAGGTTTTGTTAAGATCTGATGAATACTGATGAATTCAGTATTATGTGATTTAAATATTGATCAAAGTTAATTGCAAAATCTTTGGGGACCAGTGGTTCCAAATAAATTAATTACTATATTTTTATCAGAACTTAAAATCCATATTTTTCTTATCGCAAAACCTTTCTGTAAAATCCTGTAAATACATCTACACCTCATGGGCATCTTAGATTTTTCAGTCTTGTTTCTAATGAGTCTGCCTGTATCTTACAGTGTGGTCATGGGTTTGCCCTGAATGAGAATGGCCGCTGCACAGGTAAGTCCCACATATCTTTATGTGCTGACCCCTATTCGCGTGTGTCCCCTATGAAACACCAAACAAAaggtgtctcctctctcctcgtctcCCCCTTCTCAGATGAAGACGAGTGTACTCAGTTTCCAACTGTGTGCCCCTCCGACCGCCCTGTCTGCACCAACACCTATGGCAGTTATAAGTGCCGCGCCAAGAGGAGATGCAACCAGGGCTTCGAGCCCAACGACGATGGGTCTGCCTGTGTGGGTGAGTGGTCCTGGCAGAGTCAGGGTAGACTTAGCTGGATTACTGAGATCAGGAGAACAAAGGAAGCACTGCTGGAGAACGAGATGCCTTAAGCTGCCTTAATTACTCTGGTTTTTGAATAAAGGCTTAGAGGTGCTAACATTCCTCTGGCCATGTCCCCTCTCTGCACCCTGCTGTCTTGCATGACTACCTCCCTCATGTGAATGCGCTCTCTTTCAGCCATGAAAGCCTCTGGAAATGTGGCCTGAAAGAAAATATGCACAGACAACATCAAAATGAAGAGTCTAATTGAGACCAAAAACAAAccttatcattatcatcattatcattttagATGGCTTATGATGACAGAGGCAATGATTTTGTTACAATTAACTGTAATGGCCATGTTGTCAGTCTGCCAGTGGCTGTCTTTGCACCCACATATGGCACACTACCCTGTTTTTATGACTTCGAATGGTTACTGtagactagggatgtaaatttcaagtattttccgtgatcgatctttggaaatgttaacaatcaattatcgattaatcattaaaataaaacataaacattttccatgtcaaaaataatgccgaacgcgtttttttttctctgaatcaaatgttccttcatgacacaatgacactcagacttcaacaagggaactgaacagaatcaaaTTTTAGACTCACatagtccagttttctgtctacttgttcttattgaaaaaataagcatgtgtgcgtggtcaggtgtcagccgggagcgcaaccgggtcataatcagtccgcaGGCGGAGAAAAAAGCGCACATGgacacctgtcactcagccgcagcccccagctgagcgtctccgctgtagACAACACCTAGTCAGCtgattgaaacatgctttaaaagtaaaacacctccctgatatgaacaaaatataagaccacatgatgtttcttccacgtgatataaaattgaaacaaaaaatgtgtttgagtatgttcttaacaatcaattaatcggtAATCAAttcattgttgacatccctattGTAGACATATGTCAGTTCCCCTTGTTTGGCCAACCCAGTCCAAAAAGTCTAGATCTTCCAAGCTATCAGTCTAAGTTAGCAGTTAGTATAGATGTGCATCACCCTGTGTGTTAAAAGCTATGCATGAAATGATGACCTTAACCTGAAGCAATCAGTCTTTGtaagaaaacatgttttgggTTGGTGAACTGAACTAAAAACTAACATCATAGCAGACAAACATATGACTGTTGTATATCTGTGGTGACTATTCTGACCTGATTTTAGTCACTGGGTGCGGGAGTGAAGTGTTTTTGACGCGCTTTTAAAAGAATCCAATGTCCAATCCGAGGTTATTGTTGCGTTATTTCTTGCGGTTTATTGATCCAAATGATAAACAGGTAAAGACAACTTACTTTGAAGGTGATATGCATGATCAGGATAACAGTGCGGTCTAAGATGAGTGGTACAAAACGTGTGCTATTCCTGTTCCCAAGATCACTACTTCACCTGTGCCCCTTTTGTAGCATTTACCTGCCCGTTTACCTGAAGTGCCCCTTGTGGTGATTGTGcaagtaacaaaacaaaatacaaaaacaacataggtAAAATGGCTTATATAATATCTGTAGTGTCATCCAaatgctacattatcacaaaGCTAAACTCCCTAAACCTAATGCTAAACTGTGACGGCAGAGTAAAGACTAATGTGGTAGACAGTCAAAGCCCTTAGCCATTAGTGACAACCTACAATATTCAGTCAACACTACGGATGAGGACAACACTAACGCTACAGTAGATATAAACAGCTGAAAAGTGGCCGTGTAATATTTCCAATGGTCAGATCCTAGGACTGAATGTATTAAAACACATCTAAGCACAGCTGCATCCAGTGCAAACCCAGTATCAAAACATTAGATGGTTATCTAGGTGACTAGATTTTGAGTTTGTAttgaaacaacatttcaaatgttgaAATGCTTACTATGATATGACTCTACATTAAATGGTTAAAAGGCTATGATGGACTCTAATGGATGTCTAACTTTTCTGTTGTTATGCGTCTTCCTCTGCAGCCCAGGTGGCTTACTTTGGGGGGACGCGGTCTTCCGGAGAACGCAGGTGGTTAGGCCTTTCCTTCTGGTGGCTCTCCGTCTCTGTACTGCCCTTCATCTCGACCCATCTGCAGATTGAGCTGCTGTAGCTGCTGCTGTCTGCCCCCAATCGCACCTCTCTCCACTCCTTAATGGGGATGTACAGAAACTCTTGGAGAAaactcctccttcctctctgtggacctctgctgtctttttttcccccccaacaCTGATTTACAGTCTTGTCCCCTCctcactgctgctctgtgtcACCTCTTGGCTCCTGGCTCCCTCTGGACTATAAAGACACACACGGGGAGCATGCTCGCTGGGAGCTACGGGGTTCAGAACTAACTGTGTCACACCCGCAGAGCCCTCATGTCATCACCTGGCACTTATCTTAGTGGGACCAGAACTGAGGCCAAGACAATAAGTGGAGCTGCAGCACATAAACCTCTGCACATACAGCTGACGGGTCTCCTGGCTGCACACACCACAGTCATTAGAGACACGCTGAGGCCCCATCTGTATCTCAACAATGCCACTGTGTTAATCCTTACTATGTCACTCTCATTCTCATAATGGGCTAACTGGGATGCTGAGAAACACCGGGTGTCCAAGCTTTAagttttgtgttcatttttctctgtgtgtgtgtgtgtgtgtgtgtgtgtgtgtgtgtgtgtgtgttgcagtgtgtgtgttgcagtgtgTGAGTATTTGCTGCAGCCAAAAAGGCAGTTGGGTAGCGGAACATATGCCAGACCATCTGTCTCCAATGGTTGGTGATATTTTGTTACCTATGAATAGCACAACAGCACAGTGAAGAATAcaaacacgtgtgtgtgtgtgtgaaagagtgaGCACAAGAACAGGCAAGAGCTAATTAACGTTTCAAAGAACAGAAGCAGGAAGGTGAAcctgaagacatcagaactgacttggcaatTTTATAATTACTTGCATCTTGATGAAAAGTTTTAAAAGGACGTAGGCCTACAGTGTTAACTGAAAAAATGAAATCTTAActttttttggtttattttcccaaagaaatgaaataaattgagGCAAAAAAGAAATAGTGGCATGGTCATGAAGAAATAAAAGTAGATTCTCATGCATAATgagtttctttttcaaaaaataagTCAATGTCCT
This genomic interval from Notolabrus celidotus isolate fNotCel1 chromosome 4, fNotCel1.pri, whole genome shotgun sequence contains the following:
- the crtac1b gene encoding cartilage acidic protein 1 — encoded protein: MLWLVLLLPALSSAQRSEPMFSAVTKTVLPPDYDNNPTQLNYGVAVTDVDGDGDLEIFVAGYNGPNLVLKYDKQKKRLVNIAVDNRSSPFYALRDRQGNAIGVTACDIDGDGREEIYVLNTNNAFSGRATYSDKLFKFRNGRFEDLLNDDINEHRDVANRMAGRSVACVDRKGSGRYAIYIANYASGNVGPHALIEMDEAASDLSQGVIALSNVAEQAGVNKFTGGRGVVVGPIVSQSLSDVFCDNEYGSNFLFKNNGDGTFSDVAQQAGLEDPMQHGRGVALADFNRDGKTDIVYGNWNGPHRLYMQLNNRKQKFKDIASQKFAMPSPVRTVIAADFDNDNELEVFFNNIAYRGPSANRLFRVSRREHGDPQIEELNVGEASEPEGRGTGAVATDFDGDGRLELLVSHGESAAQPLAIYKVNLGTTNAWLRVIPRTKFGAFARGAKVVLYTKKSGPHTRIIDGGSGYLCEMEPVAHFGLGKDVATNVEVYWPDGRSSARPLEPSDINRVLEIHYPRDEEEVTPTVEIECGHGFALNENGRCTDEDECTQFPTVCPSDRPVCTNTYGSYKCRAKRRCNQGFEPNDDGSACVAQVAYFGGTRSSGERRWLGLSFWWLSVSVLPFISTHLQIELL